A stretch of Myxococcus hansupus DNA encodes these proteins:
- a CDS encoding class I SAM-dependent methyltransferase, protein MAHDPHHHHPAHHIVPGFGADRAVHYDAQASVALAGAPALYELGVSALTAQLDDQDAASMLFVGVGTGSELVPYTRFDVPGWRFTGIDPSDAMLDVARKRLETEGLLSRTHLHHGELHTLPAGPPFDGAQMMGVLHHVEGEAARLELLREVARRLKPGAPLVVGCRIGMDPELLNVELRRWRAYGTPREELERRRERFMALKPIESDAALFAMLAQAGFVTPKPLFISLQFKVFLARFQPGTQG, encoded by the coding sequence ATGGCGCACGACCCCCATCACCATCACCCCGCCCACCACATCGTCCCGGGCTTCGGCGCGGACCGCGCCGTCCACTACGACGCCCAGGCGTCCGTCGCGCTCGCGGGCGCCCCGGCCTTGTATGAACTCGGCGTCAGCGCCCTGACGGCCCAGCTCGACGACCAGGACGCGGCCTCGATGCTCTTCGTGGGCGTGGGCACGGGCTCGGAGCTGGTGCCCTACACCCGCTTCGACGTCCCCGGCTGGCGCTTCACGGGCATCGACCCCTCCGACGCCATGCTCGACGTCGCGCGAAAGCGCCTGGAGACGGAGGGCCTGCTCTCCCGCACGCACCTGCACCACGGCGAGCTGCACACGCTGCCCGCGGGGCCCCCGTTCGACGGCGCGCAGATGATGGGCGTCCTCCACCATGTGGAGGGCGAAGCGGCCCGCCTCGAGCTGCTCCGAGAAGTCGCCCGGCGGCTCAAGCCCGGAGCCCCGCTCGTCGTCGGCTGCCGCATTGGCATGGACCCCGAGCTGTTGAACGTGGAGCTGCGGCGGTGGCGAGCCTACGGCACCCCTCGGGAGGAACTGGAGCGTCGGCGCGAGCGCTTCATGGCGCTGAAGCCCATCGAATCCGATGCCGCCCTGTTCGCGATGCTCGCCCAGGCGGGCTTCGTCACTCCGAAGCCCCTCTTCATCTCGCTTCAGTTCAAGGTCTTCCTGGCGCGGTTCCAGCCCGGCACGCAGGGATGA
- a CDS encoding sigma factor-like helix-turn-helix DNA-binding protein, producing MHTDSSLPGEILEAVLRSMGSAAAGRLRSAPGFPRALALALREAASLQGTAPEPMAFARHLGARLSEAEDPVVALERLHARDLALALACAQGTPGAADLFDAEVLRKLHGSLARFHPSSAFVDEVLQALRGNLLMPRPDSPPRLLGYAGVGSLLHWVNISAVRLALRMRKAQGQEAQVDAEMLAADPAQGGLELGLVREEARAHVRAAFIQAVASLDDEDRELLRLHFVEHLSLTRLGELYGVHKSTVSRRLAGVKALLESRTHQGLTERLSLSREELDSLMRAVHGRLDVSLSGLLAAKE from the coding sequence ATGCATACGGACAGCTCGCTTCCCGGGGAGATTCTCGAAGCCGTTCTTCGTTCGATGGGCTCCGCCGCGGCGGGCCGTTTGCGGTCCGCGCCGGGGTTTCCGCGGGCCCTCGCCCTGGCCCTGCGCGAGGCGGCCTCCCTTCAGGGCACGGCGCCCGAACCCATGGCGTTCGCACGGCATCTGGGCGCGCGGCTCTCCGAGGCCGAGGACCCCGTCGTCGCGCTGGAGCGTCTGCACGCCAGGGATTTGGCCCTCGCGCTTGCCTGCGCGCAGGGGACTCCGGGGGCGGCGGACCTCTTCGACGCGGAGGTCTTGCGCAAGCTGCATGGCTCGCTCGCGCGGTTTCATCCCTCCTCCGCGTTCGTGGATGAGGTGCTTCAGGCGCTCCGGGGAAATCTGTTGATGCCTCGGCCCGACTCACCGCCCCGGCTCCTCGGCTATGCGGGCGTGGGCTCATTGCTGCATTGGGTCAACATCTCCGCGGTGCGGCTCGCGCTGCGGATGCGCAAGGCGCAGGGGCAGGAAGCCCAGGTGGACGCGGAGATGCTGGCCGCGGACCCGGCGCAAGGTGGGCTGGAGCTGGGGCTGGTCCGTGAAGAGGCCCGCGCCCACGTGCGCGCCGCCTTCATCCAGGCGGTGGCCTCGCTGGATGACGAGGACCGGGAGTTGCTGCGCCTCCACTTCGTGGAGCACCTGTCGTTGACGCGCTTGGGGGAACTCTACGGCGTGCACAAGTCCACCGTGTCCCGGCGGCTGGCCGGGGTGAAGGCGCTGCTGGAGTCGCGCACGCATCAGGGACTGACGGAGCGGTTGTCGCTCTCCCGAGAGGAGCTGGACAGCCTGATGCGGGCCGTTCACGGCCGCCTCGACGTGAGCCTCTCCGGACTCCTGGCGGCGAAGGAATGA
- the map gene encoding type I methionyl aminopeptidase, translating to MTTAVPRTPPAVLPGPNDTCWCGSGSKYKKCHRGADAAEARKKGPDVARKGIRPGVISPRREVPLHIPRPEYALTGRPSRKSPGSDVKTPDVIARMRKACKAAAEVLQEVASHVRPGITTDELDAITHEAYIKRGGYPSTLNYHRYPKSLCTSVNEVICHGIPDSRALEDGDIVNLDVTIFLDGVHGDCSATYFVGNVDEESQRLVRVTRECLDLGIAAVKPGRPISDIGRAIETHATQNGMSVVRAYCGHGIGETFHTALQIPHYYEPEADTVIEPGMIFTVEPMINLGGWGHRTWDDEWTAVTADGSRSAQFEHTLLVTEQGAEVLTVA from the coding sequence ATGACCACAGCCGTTCCCCGTACGCCCCCCGCCGTTCTCCCCGGGCCGAATGACACCTGCTGGTGCGGCAGCGGTTCCAAGTACAAGAAGTGCCACCGGGGCGCGGACGCCGCCGAGGCGCGCAAGAAGGGGCCCGACGTCGCTCGCAAGGGCATCCGCCCGGGCGTCATCAGCCCCCGCCGCGAGGTGCCCCTGCACATCCCCCGTCCGGAGTACGCGCTGACGGGCCGGCCCTCGCGCAAGAGTCCGGGCTCGGACGTCAAGACGCCGGACGTCATCGCGCGCATGCGCAAGGCGTGCAAGGCCGCCGCGGAGGTCCTCCAGGAGGTGGCGTCGCACGTGCGTCCGGGCATCACCACCGACGAACTGGATGCGATTACGCACGAGGCGTACATCAAGCGGGGCGGCTACCCGAGCACGCTCAACTACCACCGCTATCCGAAGTCGCTCTGCACGTCCGTCAACGAGGTCATCTGCCACGGCATCCCGGACAGCCGGGCGCTGGAGGACGGGGACATCGTCAACCTGGACGTCACCATCTTCCTGGATGGCGTGCACGGTGACTGCTCGGCGACGTACTTCGTGGGCAACGTGGACGAGGAGAGCCAGCGACTGGTGCGCGTGACGCGCGAGTGCCTGGACCTGGGCATCGCGGCGGTGAAGCCCGGGCGTCCCATCAGCGACATCGGCCGCGCGATTGAAACGCACGCCACGCAGAACGGGATGAGCGTGGTGCGCGCCTACTGCGGCCACGGCATCGGTGAGACGTTCCACACCGCGCTCCAGATTCCGCACTACTACGAGCCCGAGGCGGACACCGTCATCGAGCCCGGCATGATTTTCACCGTCGAGCCGATGATCAACCTGGGCGGCTGGGGTCACCGCACCTGGGATGACGAGTGGACCGCCGTCACCGCCGACGGCAGCCGCAGCGCGCAGTTCGAGCACACCCTGCTCGTCACCGAGCAGGGCGCGGAAGTCCTCACCGTCGCGTGA
- a CDS encoding START domain-containing protein, with product MKLSWSGAAVAAGVLGLVAGKAQAEAEWKTVSEKPYVVKVRARPGSDAKEVWAEGDLSASAADVQAVLRDVDAYRHWMPYVKESRLLKELPEEGQLTYTKLDLPVVSSRDYVCSVVLESKLAEDGSGVFSQRWRAEPDAIPQRRGTVRLRLNEGSWRVEPRGEGTSHAVYRFTVDPAGSIPGFLARMGQKDAVEDTFRAVEKRARHHAAARAQAK from the coding sequence ATGAAGCTGTCGTGGAGTGGAGCGGCCGTCGCCGCGGGTGTGCTGGGCCTCGTCGCCGGGAAGGCCCAGGCGGAAGCGGAATGGAAGACGGTGTCGGAGAAGCCTTACGTGGTGAAGGTCCGGGCCCGTCCCGGTAGCGACGCCAAGGAGGTCTGGGCGGAGGGCGATTTGTCCGCGAGCGCCGCGGACGTGCAGGCCGTGCTGCGGGACGTGGACGCCTACCGGCACTGGATGCCGTACGTGAAGGAGTCCCGCCTCCTGAAGGAGCTGCCGGAGGAGGGCCAGCTCACGTACACGAAGCTGGACCTGCCCGTCGTGTCCTCGCGCGACTACGTGTGCAGCGTGGTGCTGGAGTCCAAGCTGGCGGAGGATGGCTCGGGCGTGTTCTCGCAGCGGTGGCGCGCGGAGCCGGACGCCATCCCCCAGCGGCGTGGGACGGTGCGCCTGCGGCTCAACGAGGGGAGCTGGCGCGTGGAGCCTCGCGGCGAGGGGACGTCGCATGCCGTGTACCGCTTCACCGTGGACCCGGCCGGCTCCATCCCGGGCTTCCTGGCGCGCATGGGGCAGAAGGACGCGGTGGAGGACACATTCCGCGCCGTGGAGAAGCGGGCCCGCCATCATGCCGCGGCCCGGGCGCAGGCGAAGTAG
- a CDS encoding glutathione peroxidase gives MSQNLYDIPLKSIDGAPQTLSPFKGKVLLVVNVASKCGLTPQYEGLEKLYERKRAEGFEVLGFPANNFLGQEPGSEAEIKEFCTLTYDVKFPLFSKVSVVGADKHPLYHALTGAIPDAVGEGPMRSRLQGYGITANPIPEVQWNFEKFLIGRDGRVAARFAPDVAADDPRITAAIDAELAKQG, from the coding sequence ATGAGCCAGAACCTCTACGACATTCCCCTCAAGTCCATTGACGGTGCCCCGCAGACGCTGAGCCCCTTCAAGGGCAAGGTCCTGCTGGTGGTCAACGTGGCCTCGAAGTGCGGGCTGACGCCGCAGTACGAAGGACTGGAGAAGCTCTACGAGCGCAAGCGCGCCGAGGGCTTCGAGGTGCTGGGCTTCCCCGCCAACAACTTCCTGGGTCAGGAGCCTGGCAGCGAGGCGGAGATCAAGGAGTTCTGCACGCTGACCTACGACGTGAAGTTCCCGCTCTTCTCCAAGGTGTCGGTGGTGGGCGCGGACAAGCACCCGCTCTACCACGCGCTGACGGGCGCCATCCCGGACGCGGTGGGCGAAGGCCCCATGCGCTCGCGGCTGCAGGGCTACGGCATCACCGCCAACCCCATCCCGGAAGTGCAGTGGAACTTCGAGAAGTTCCTCATCGGCCGTGACGGCCGCGTGGCGGCCCGCTTCGCCCCGGACGTCGCCGCGGACGACCCGCGCATCACCGCCGCCATCGACGCGGAGCTCGCGAAGCAGGGTTGA
- a CDS encoding HAD-IG family 5'-nucleotidase, with protein sequence MSPFIPGPPPERGLFCNRTLNLRAIKAVGYDMDYTLIHYHVEAWERRAYEHIRDRLVEQGWPVADLSFDPELSMRGLIIDTEKGNLLKANRFGFVKKALHGTQAMSFEAQRDEYARTIIDLHERRWVFLNTLFSLSEACIYAQLVDRLDAGQLPGPMGYSDLYEHVRKNLDATHMQGRLKAEIIADPERYVIDDPETPLALLDQRNAGKKLLLITNSEWAYTEPMMHFAFDRHLPAGMTWRQLFDVVIVSARKPEFFTTRSSLFEVVESSGEALLRPHTGPFKPGTPYFGGSAVELERHLGLSGDQILYVGDHMFGDVHVTKNVLRWRTALILRELEDEVRAIASFRATETRLAERMVVKERMEAESCQIRLELQRRRFQYGPHSDTPTEPELVARLAALRTEMESLDAELGPMARAATELSNPIWGLLTRAGNDKSHLARQVERYADIYTSRVSNFLFATPFVYLRSPRGSLPHDPSIPGGTPVFGASEAGGGISGTDGGE encoded by the coding sequence ATGAGCCCGTTCATTCCTGGTCCGCCGCCCGAGCGCGGCCTGTTCTGCAATCGCACCCTCAACCTGCGCGCCATCAAAGCCGTGGGTTACGACATGGATTACACGCTCATCCACTACCATGTGGAAGCGTGGGAGCGCCGCGCCTACGAGCACATCCGAGACAGGCTCGTGGAGCAGGGCTGGCCGGTGGCGGACCTCTCGTTCGACCCCGAGCTGTCGATGCGCGGCCTCATCATCGACACGGAGAAGGGCAACCTTCTCAAGGCCAACCGCTTCGGCTTCGTGAAGAAGGCGCTCCATGGCACGCAGGCCATGAGCTTCGAGGCCCAGCGCGACGAGTACGCTCGCACCATCATTGACCTGCACGAGCGCCGCTGGGTGTTCCTCAACACGCTCTTCTCGCTGTCGGAGGCGTGCATCTACGCGCAGCTCGTGGACCGGCTGGACGCCGGTCAGCTCCCGGGTCCCATGGGCTACTCGGACCTCTACGAGCACGTGCGCAAGAACCTGGATGCCACGCACATGCAGGGGCGGCTGAAGGCGGAAATCATCGCCGACCCGGAGCGCTACGTCATCGACGACCCGGAGACGCCGCTGGCCCTGCTGGACCAGCGCAACGCCGGCAAGAAGCTGCTGCTCATCACCAACAGCGAGTGGGCCTACACCGAGCCCATGATGCACTTCGCCTTCGACCGGCACCTGCCGGCGGGCATGACGTGGCGGCAGCTCTTCGACGTGGTGATTGTCTCCGCGCGCAAGCCGGAGTTCTTCACCACGCGCTCGTCGCTCTTCGAGGTGGTGGAGTCCAGCGGCGAGGCGCTGCTGCGTCCCCACACGGGGCCCTTCAAGCCGGGCACGCCGTACTTCGGCGGCAGCGCGGTGGAGCTGGAGCGCCACCTGGGCCTGAGCGGCGACCAGATTCTCTACGTGGGCGACCACATGTTCGGCGACGTGCACGTGACGAAGAACGTGCTGCGCTGGCGCACGGCGCTCATCCTGCGCGAGCTGGAGGACGAGGTGCGCGCCATCGCCTCGTTCCGCGCCACCGAGACGCGGCTGGCCGAGCGCATGGTGGTGAAGGAGCGGATGGAGGCGGAGAGCTGCCAGATTCGCCTGGAGCTCCAGCGGCGGCGCTTCCAGTACGGCCCCCATTCGGACACGCCCACGGAGCCGGAGCTGGTGGCCCGGCTGGCGGCGCTGCGCACCGAAATGGAGTCCCTGGACGCGGAGCTGGGCCCCATGGCGCGCGCCGCCACCGAGCTGTCCAACCCCATCTGGGGCCTGCTCACGCGCGCGGGCAACGACAAGAGCCACCTGGCGCGGCAGGTGGAGCGCTACGCGGACATCTACACGTCGCGGGTGTCCAACTTCCTGTTCGCCACGCCCTTCGTCTACCTGCGCAGCCCGCGCGGCAGCCTCCCGCATGACCCGAGCATCCCCGGTGGCACGCCCGTCTTCGGCGCCAGCGAGGCGGGCGGCGGAATCTCCGGCACGGACGGCGGAGAGTAG
- a CDS encoding TraR/DksA family transcriptional regulator, with translation MELLAREAQEALRQRSHRLRARAVSEAGRLAFTDAEQQELRDIEDALTRIAHGEFGRCERCGGAMGRHRLRAVPEARHCLTCAALER, from the coding sequence ATGGAGCTGCTGGCTCGGGAGGCCCAGGAAGCATTGCGGCAGCGCAGCCACCGGTTGCGCGCCCGCGCGGTGTCGGAGGCTGGCAGGCTGGCCTTCACCGACGCGGAGCAGCAGGAGCTGCGGGACATCGAGGACGCGCTCACCCGCATCGCCCACGGCGAGTTCGGCCGGTGCGAGCGGTGTGGTGGCGCCATGGGCCGGCACCGGCTGCGCGCCGTTCCCGAGGCCCGGCACTGCCTGACGTGCGCGGCGCTCGAGCGCTGA
- a CDS encoding serine/threonine-protein kinase, translating into MSCPDENDLARHLEGQLSSEREQQVRAHVAGCAECRSVLAALSPNEARTSFSGAGPLAPGTRVGRYVVLGLLGEGGMGRVHAAYDPELDRKVALKLLKPERFQEDTLALARQRLEREARTMAKLSHPHIASLHDVGEYEGQLFLVMEFLEGGTLRRWLSEQPRPLRDILERFRQAADGLAASHALGIVHRDFKPDNVLLTKGGLVRITDFGLAQATSSPNAASPSPVSPASLTVTGALLGTLAYGAPEQLRGERGDARSDQFSFCVALYEALNGQRPFEGKTREVLLEQMARKAVRPERPGVPAWLRAVVRRGLSADPSERFASMEELRARLSWDSGARRRTAALVVLGAALTGLAVFALLPRQESRALCQGSERHFAGVWDAEAQASTRRAFLSTNAPDAEASFTAVVVALERWKSDWTNAHQEACEATRVWGEQPEQVLGLRMACLDARLDEVARVVAALQGADARTVARGFGLGGSLASLRRCSDVKTLLEAVAPPEDPAVLAEVTAVRAELARANAELFAGHTPEALKVALAARERAVLTGYRPLEAEAHLLCATLQEDANAFDDARASLVQASLAAEAGRHHAVLARVLYAQAWLSGHDLGRTEEAWAHLNRAQAVAEPLRDPEFDALLNYVRAELFEQEGRFSEAEPLLLEALNRVTAKGLPHAAARAELNGRLGLLARHQGRLLEAKRWQEEALRLHEALHGPDHRDTGRALVNLGGTLAHAGELARAEAVVQRGLVSLRRSLGEEHLVVARTLSNLALIYFEWGRGPEALRAAEQSLEVARKSVPPEGAGALLMGMTSNRTGVLGELGEREAELEQARRSLAHRERVYGATHPEVALDLHEVGRLLRLLGRGRDARSFHARGVALQEALLARGEMEGEGLRWFADALLFLGRVEEARGLAERALARLEQDWGPVAPERIKALVLLGDIHLARRAPAEAVAPLRAALTALASEGVTSARVPLARRRLAQALRLSGTPGEACQEARRAWLEWAPWRKAYPGEVVEARAEKDRCPRGVADFDATPVPGMSLGRGADSP; encoded by the coding sequence ATGAGCTGCCCGGACGAGAACGACCTCGCACGCCACCTGGAGGGACAGCTCTCCTCCGAGCGGGAACAGCAGGTGCGTGCCCACGTCGCCGGCTGCGCTGAGTGCCGGAGCGTGCTCGCCGCGCTGAGCCCGAACGAGGCGCGGACCTCCTTCTCGGGCGCGGGGCCGCTCGCCCCGGGCACGCGGGTGGGGCGCTACGTGGTGCTGGGGCTGCTCGGTGAGGGCGGCATGGGCCGGGTCCATGCCGCGTATGACCCCGAGCTGGACCGCAAGGTGGCGCTGAAGCTGCTCAAACCCGAGCGCTTCCAGGAGGACACGCTGGCCCTGGCCCGGCAGCGGCTGGAGCGCGAGGCGCGCACGATGGCGAAGCTGTCCCACCCGCACATCGCCAGCCTTCATGACGTGGGCGAGTACGAAGGACAGCTCTTCCTGGTGATGGAGTTCCTGGAAGGCGGCACGCTGCGGCGCTGGTTGTCGGAGCAGCCGCGCCCGCTCCGGGACATCCTCGAGCGCTTCCGTCAGGCGGCGGATGGGCTCGCCGCGTCGCATGCGCTGGGCATCGTCCACCGGGACTTCAAGCCGGACAACGTCTTGCTGACGAAGGGCGGGCTCGTTCGCATCACCGACTTTGGCCTGGCGCAGGCGACCTCGTCACCCAACGCCGCGTCGCCCAGCCCGGTGTCTCCGGCGTCCCTCACCGTCACGGGGGCCTTGCTGGGCACGCTGGCCTACGGCGCGCCCGAGCAGCTCCGTGGCGAGCGCGGCGATGCCCGTTCGGACCAGTTCTCCTTCTGTGTCGCGCTCTACGAGGCCCTCAACGGCCAGCGTCCCTTCGAGGGGAAGACGCGCGAGGTGTTACTGGAGCAGATGGCGCGGAAGGCCGTGCGGCCGGAGCGCCCCGGTGTTCCCGCGTGGCTGCGGGCGGTGGTGCGGCGCGGGCTCTCCGCCGACCCCTCGGAGCGGTTCGCCTCCATGGAGGAACTGCGCGCTCGGCTGTCCTGGGACTCGGGGGCCCGGCGGCGCACCGCGGCCCTGGTGGTGCTGGGCGCGGCGCTGACGGGCCTGGCCGTGTTCGCGTTGCTTCCAAGACAGGAGTCGCGCGCGTTGTGCCAGGGCAGTGAGCGGCACTTCGCGGGGGTCTGGGACGCCGAGGCCCAGGCGTCCACCCGGAGGGCCTTCCTGTCCACGAATGCCCCGGACGCGGAGGCCTCCTTCACGGCGGTGGTGGTGGCGCTGGAGCGCTGGAAGTCGGACTGGACGAACGCGCACCAGGAGGCATGTGAGGCCACGCGCGTCTGGGGCGAGCAGCCGGAGCAGGTCCTGGGCTTGCGCATGGCCTGTCTGGATGCGCGGCTGGACGAGGTGGCCCGCGTGGTGGCGGCGCTCCAGGGGGCGGATGCACGCACCGTGGCGCGCGGCTTCGGGCTGGGCGGCTCGTTGGCGAGCCTGCGGCGTTGCTCGGACGTGAAGACGTTGCTGGAGGCGGTGGCCCCTCCGGAAGACCCGGCTGTCCTGGCGGAGGTGACGGCGGTCCGCGCGGAGCTGGCCCGGGCGAACGCGGAGCTGTTCGCGGGCCATACCCCGGAGGCACTGAAGGTGGCGTTGGCGGCGCGGGAGCGGGCCGTGCTCACGGGCTATCGCCCGCTGGAGGCGGAGGCCCACCTGCTGTGCGCGACGCTCCAGGAAGACGCCAATGCCTTCGACGACGCGCGCGCCTCGCTGGTGCAGGCCAGCCTCGCGGCGGAGGCGGGGCGTCATCATGCCGTGCTGGCTCGGGTGCTCTATGCCCAGGCCTGGCTGAGTGGCCATGACCTGGGAAGGACGGAGGAGGCCTGGGCGCATCTGAACCGGGCCCAGGCGGTGGCGGAGCCGCTGCGTGACCCCGAGTTCGACGCGTTGCTGAACTACGTCCGCGCCGAGCTGTTCGAACAGGAGGGGCGCTTCTCCGAAGCCGAGCCGCTGCTGCTCGAAGCGCTGAATCGTGTCACGGCGAAGGGCCTCCCCCATGCCGCCGCCCGCGCGGAGCTCAATGGACGTCTGGGTTTGCTGGCCCGTCATCAGGGCCGGCTCCTGGAGGCGAAGCGCTGGCAGGAGGAGGCGCTCCGGCTTCACGAGGCCTTGCATGGCCCCGACCACCGGGACACCGGCAGGGCCCTGGTGAACCTGGGCGGCACGCTGGCGCACGCGGGGGAGTTGGCGCGCGCGGAGGCGGTGGTGCAGCGGGGGCTCGTCAGCCTGCGCCGCAGCCTGGGTGAGGAGCACCTGGTGGTGGCGCGCACGTTGTCCAACCTGGCCCTCATCTACTTCGAGTGGGGCCGGGGGCCGGAGGCGTTGCGCGCGGCCGAGCAGAGCCTCGAGGTGGCTCGCAAGAGCGTCCCTCCGGAAGGGGCGGGCGCGCTGCTCATGGGCATGACGTCCAACCGGACCGGGGTGCTGGGCGAGCTGGGTGAGCGCGAGGCCGAGCTGGAGCAGGCTCGGCGCAGCCTGGCCCACCGGGAGCGCGTGTATGGCGCCACGCATCCGGAGGTCGCGCTGGACCTGCACGAGGTGGGGCGGCTGCTTCGGCTGCTGGGGCGCGGCAGGGACGCCCGGAGCTTCCACGCGCGCGGCGTCGCGCTCCAGGAGGCACTGCTGGCGCGCGGAGAGATGGAAGGGGAGGGGCTGCGCTGGTTCGCGGATGCCCTGCTGTTCCTGGGGCGTGTCGAGGAGGCGCGGGGCCTCGCGGAGCGGGCGCTCGCGAGGCTGGAGCAGGACTGGGGCCCGGTGGCGCCGGAGCGCATCAAGGCGCTGGTGCTGCTGGGGGACATCCACCTGGCGAGGCGTGCGCCCGCGGAGGCCGTGGCGCCCCTGCGGGCGGCGTTGACGGCGCTGGCGAGCGAAGGGGTGACGTCCGCGCGGGTTCCCCTGGCGCGGCGGCGGCTCGCCCAGGCCTTGCGCCTCTCCGGAACTCCAGGGGAGGCATGTCAGGAGGCGCGACGGGCCTGGTTGGAATGGGCGCCCTGGCGCAAGGCCTACCCCGGCGAAGTCGTCGAGGCCCGCGCTGAAAAAGACCGCTGTCCGCGCGGAGTTGCTGATTTCGACGCAACACCGGTTCCCGGGATGTCTCTTGGTCGTGGGGCTGATTCCCCATGA